A single region of the Massilia sp. erpn genome encodes:
- a CDS encoding response regulator: MSAVIDHHFSRLEPPRILIVDDSPPQQRALAELLRRQRYRVSAVGDGHQGYQYALARPPDLILLDVCMPVMDGLAACRLLKADSATRHIPIIFLSAHDDPDERVAGLMAGAVDYVRKPYSAEEVALRVRIHLELARGRARAPRETVRHDPEQVLVDAVRQLLSTHLDALLTLADIADAVGTHEKRLSQVFRQRTGMTVFGCLAQQRMERACELLAGTTLDIQDIALQVGYNSAANFATAFRAHMALTPRAYRQSMHRQGAAQ, encoded by the coding sequence ATGAGTGCCGTCATTGACCATCACTTCAGCCGCCTGGAGCCGCCGCGCATCCTGATCGTGGACGACTCGCCGCCGCAACAGCGCGCCCTGGCCGAGCTGTTGCGGCGCCAGCGCTACCGCGTCAGCGCCGTCGGCGATGGCCACCAAGGCTATCAGTATGCGCTGGCGCGCCCGCCCGACCTGATCCTGCTCGATGTCTGCATGCCGGTGATGGATGGCCTGGCCGCCTGCCGCCTGCTGAAAGCCGATAGCGCCACCCGCCATATTCCCATCATCTTTCTTTCCGCGCACGACGATCCCGACGAACGCGTGGCTGGCCTGATGGCCGGCGCGGTGGACTATGTGCGCAAGCCCTATAGCGCGGAGGAAGTGGCCCTGCGCGTGCGCATCCACCTGGAGCTGGCACGCGGCCGCGCGCGGGCGCCGCGCGAGACGGTGCGCCACGATCCGGAGCAGGTGCTGGTGGATGCCGTGCGCCAGCTGCTGAGCACCCATCTCGATGCCCTGCTGACCCTGGCCGATATCGCTGATGCTGTGGGCACCCATGAAAAACGCCTGAGCCAGGTGTTTCGCCAGCGTACCGGCATGACGGTTTTCGGCTGCCTGGCGCAGCAGCGCATGGAGCGCGCCTGTGAGCTGCTGGCCGGCACCACGCTCGACATCCAGGATATCGCCCTGCAAGTAGGTTATAACAGCGCCGCCAATTTCGCCACCGCCTTCCGCGCGCATATGGCGCTGACGCCGCGCGCCTACCGCCAGAGCATGCACCGGCAGGGAGCGGCGCAATGA